A stretch of DNA from Misgurnus anguillicaudatus chromosome 15, ASM2758022v2, whole genome shotgun sequence:
AGGTGGGACTAAGATGGCTGGATTCAAACGTGTCCTGGGTCACACATGATACACAATACATACAACCCACCAGGCTGTTAAAATAAGCTCAGCTTACTACTCACATgtaaaaactttgtttatgGTGTATCATCAGCACTAGTTGAGTAAtgtaggggtggtttcccaaacagggattatcttaaaccaggacaaggtcttagtttaattaggaaatataactagttttaacaaacatgccttactaaaacattacttttgtgcCTTTTGAGGCAAAAGAAAGGGTACTGATGTATATCTTACTGTATGTAAGATATCAGTGCAAGtttttttgagtttggacagctctcacatttattttactctaggactagtctaagtcctgtccgggaaactgccccataaggctttattactttaaaggacaagtttggtattttacactcaaagccatgctttcagattgttcatgatgaaatagaacggttttgactgaaattttgacatatgcggctgccccgagaattttcgggtgtttgttgtttcacctcccacctctacaatgggtgtataggtgcacaggaacaatccttcctaaaatgcattaaactttcgtttacaaagacgtgaaacttacggagtggtcaggggtgttcactgatatgctcacaccaaaatcgccgcaaaagatgctctccaacaggttttatagtagtttttgtccaactcaattgacttgtattagatgtgctgtgaggtacggtattactctgtcgccgggaactttgtttgtattctttcaATTGGtcaaggcggattatcgccaccaactgggctggactGTCTATttttcaagctctcaacggaggaatatacgggtgtgaggcgtttggaaaaataggtccacaagtttacaacgaatgctaaaacacctgttggaaagcatcttctGCAGCGATCTCCGTGTGAGCACAcaagtgaacacccccgaccactcggtgagccCCACGCCCTTGCAAACGAAACCCCaatgttctatttcatcataaacaatccgaaaacagggctCTAAATGCAAAACACCAAACTTGTcttttaagtaaggaataattgacaataggctgttgaattattcgaaaataatgcaaaaccaaggtggtaatgtggcacgtcgcaccgcgggtgtgcattatttttttccttttataccatggttaccacaaaaattgCTCTTGTCCctatttttaatgcatttgaaAGGTTAGGTGTTCGGTTTACAGTTAAATAATCAACACCTATGAAACATTTCTTAGCAAatcagaacaaagcattcaaaCAGACCCATGGTATAAATAGTAGTAATATTTTTTAAGATTAAAAATTGAACCAATGCTGATCTTGAACCTACAATGCATTTAATATATCCTAGTATTGTGCTGTTCCCAGGTGACGTAAAGGGGGCGGGTGAGCAGACAAAGAGCAGGAATACAGTGTGCTGGGGCTGCCTGGTGGAGAAAGTTCCTCATCAGAGCTCAGGAACACTCCTGCTGATGTTCTGTTGGAAGACAGGAATAACCTGGTTATAAAACCTCTGAAATTAGCAGATGAGACCATAAGATAATGCTCAAAAAGTTGGTCACATCCTAATCAGATGAGAATATTAAAATACTGAACTACAAAACAAGTTCTTCATGTTTGTAACCCACCAGCAGAGGGCAGCATGGACCCAAAGACAATAGCACAACTTTACCTTTGCAAATGTCTGGGAGGCTTGTGGGATTGTTTAAACTGCTTTACTCTCATACGGCATATGAGAGTAAAAGTAAAGGAAGACAGCACATTGTTCTGACCTCATGCATATCGACAAATAAAGTTGGTCCTACCCTTGACGGCTAGTTGCAGCTCTGTCCCTCTGACGGCGGTTCTTGAACCAGTTGCTGACTTGTGTAGCAGTGAGACCAGTGGCTGCAGCCAAATCTCGTTTCTCTCGTGGTGAAGGGTATGGCTTTCTGCAGTACCAATCTCTCAACACACTGCGAGACTTTTCCTGAGAGCGGACAAAGCAGAGGATGCAACCAGAAGTTCTTGAACGTAATAAATGTTTGAGAGATTACTCCCAAACCAAAAACAAAATTGAGATTACCCTTGCATGATCAGACTTAAATACAATTAGCACCTATTGTTtggtagatagatagaaaaaTAGATAGAGTTCACTGTGCACCACCTTGAAGCAGTAGCTGGTCTCTTCTCCATCCCAGATAGTACGAGGCAGTGGGAATTTGCGACGGATCCGATATTTCCCTACAGCCCCGAGAGGACGGCCCCTTTGCAGTTCAGCCTCCATGTAGTGCGCCCGGAGCCAGAGTTGCTGCAGGAGAGGGTGACTGCGAGGAGTGAACATGTTCCCCTCCAACAAGGCATAAAGCTCTGCAAAACGGCAGTGGTGGAATGCGACTGCGGCCCGCGCCTTCAGCACGCTCTCCTGGCTCTGCGCCGTCCCCAGATAGATGGTGGAGGATGTGGGAGGCAAAGAGCACAAAAATGAGGTCAAGCGATCCATGCTGCCACTCTGGAGCAGAACCTCACATACACACGCCACCTGCTCTGGAGAAAAGCCCATCGCCATGATCAGACCAAGAATGGTGGAACGGCCAATATGAGATGCTAAAGTCTTTTGAAGGAATCCAGGTGGTAGCAGTTTTAAAGCAAAGCCCAAATCAATTGCAAAGGACAGCAGGCTGAAGGATCTCCCAGCAATTTCGTTGAAGCTTCAAAGTACCTTCTGATAAGAACCGTTCATGTGATGGAGATCTCACAATGGTCCCTATTGTTCTTTGGGGATGTGTTAACCAATAAGGGTAGCAGATGAGTGTATCACCTTTTTTGTTTTAGCAGGTTTTACCTTTTCTAGCCACAAAGACCCGCCCAGGCAACTCGGTTCATGCAGGTAACCGGAGAGCATAGgggttaaaaaaacactgaaatgcACCAACACATGGCTGCATGCCTCTCAACCCAAGTGCTGTTTGTAATGGTATCAGTTACACAGTAAAAACGTCAGGTGCACAAAAGAGCACATTTAAATATGAAGGCAATCTTATTTCTTAATCAAATCAGTGTCCCATCATTTGTTAGGAGATTTGGTTAGTACTGACTTTGCAGATATAGATATGCTCTATTGTGCACCTGACTGTAATAGTTTGATGCTGTGAACGAGTCTCTTGATTGTCCTCAATGTGAAAAGATGAGTCTTAACATTATACAGTCAATGGTAAACAAATATGCAGAAGATGCTGtaaagtaaatgtttaatggCTTAGGACAAACAAGAAACCtatcacaaaataaacaaagtcATTGATTGTCCAGATAGCTTGGTGCAGTATTAAGAATCGGGTTTATGTAAActttttaaacttatttttagaaATTCTGTTATGCCGCTCTGTAAACATTTCTCATGGGTATGTTCAAAATTCCACTTCTTTTTCCAAAATATACagcattttttcaaattttgCAATGTGTATATAACTGTATGCTATATGTGTGAAATGGATTAAAAAAGTGCATGAGAACCACATgtgggttttctttaaaaaatactgaCAAAAAATCTGATCCTTCTTGTATGTACAATTAAAATCTGTAATTATAAATCCAAACATTCAGATTGCATTATAGATGTTTATTACACGTCATAATAAAAtggaatataaaaaataaaatatatatatatatataagaaataCAAAATACACCTCTATAAAAAGAGGTTtacaataaagacaaaaaagCTCCCTTTTctacatgaaatgaataaaGTCTTTGGTTCGATTAGCTGCATATTTTTGT
This window harbors:
- the six9 gene encoding SIX homeobox 9, whose translation is MAMGFSPEQVACVCEVLLQSGSMDRLTSFLCSLPPTSSTIYLGTAQSQESVLKARAAVAFHHCRFAELYALLEGNMFTPRSHPLLQQLWLRAHYMEAELQRGRPLGAVGKYRIRRKFPLPRTIWDGEETSYCFKEKSRSVLRDWYCRKPYPSPREKRDLAAATGLTATQVSNWFKNRRQRDRAATSRQGTSAGVFLSSDEELSPPGSPSTLYSCSLSAHPPPLRHLGTAQY